In Chitinophaga nivalis, a single genomic region encodes these proteins:
- the mce gene encoding methylmalonyl-CoA epimerase: MLNVEHIGIAVNSLEISVPLFEKLLHTPCYKREEVTGEAVQTAFFQQGSTKIELLEATRPESPIARFLDKKGEGIHHIAFEVADIEAEMKRLQEEGFVLLSETPKRGADNKLICFLHPKNTNGVLIEICQEIR, from the coding sequence ATGCTGAACGTAGAACATATCGGAATTGCCGTTAACTCGCTGGAAATATCTGTACCCCTGTTTGAGAAATTACTGCATACGCCTTGTTACAAAAGAGAGGAAGTAACCGGTGAAGCCGTGCAAACTGCTTTTTTTCAACAAGGAAGCACTAAAATAGAGCTGCTGGAAGCTACCCGGCCGGAAAGTCCGATTGCCCGGTTTCTGGATAAGAAGGGAGAAGGTATCCACCACATTGCTTTTGAAGTGGCAGATATTGAGGCAGAGATGAAACGGTTACAGGAAGAAGGCTTTGTATTGTTGAGTGAGACGCCTAAAAGGGGGGCTGATAACAAGCTGATTTGCTTTTTACACCCTAAAAATACAAATGGAGTGCTGATAGAAATTTGTCAAGAGATCAGATAA
- a CDS encoding UDP-N-acetylmuramoyl-tripeptide--D-alanyl-D-alanine ligase produces MNIEQLYSIYQQHRSIQTDTRKLQPNDIFFALKGGNFNGNEFAAKALEMGAAFAVVDEAPYFTVPEKMMLVTDVLDTLQQLALWHRQQLNIPFLAITGTNGKTTTKELVYTALSAGFKTHATIGNLNNHIGVPLTILSIPPDVEIAVIEMGANHQKEIASYCRIALPTHGIITNIGKAHLEGFGSEEGVRIAKGELYDFLRANDGTVFVCNDYGYLTDMSKGIPHIVTYGSKTADYTGEVHAGDALLGVQVTGNSQVGFIQTHLTGAYNFPNVMAAVAVASHFGVPENKIAPALAAYTPSNNRSQVIRQDSNTIIMDAYNANPSSMRAAIENFAGIQAPKKVLLLGAMMELGADSIKEHEALVQLLQNTHWEAVVLVGGDFKKVNHPYIFLENAAEARNWLQQQQFTDTYILIKGSRSTGMEKVLA; encoded by the coding sequence GTGAATATCGAACAGCTTTACAGCATCTACCAACAACACCGTAGTATCCAGACAGACACCCGTAAACTGCAACCCAACGATATCTTTTTTGCCCTGAAAGGAGGAAACTTCAACGGCAATGAATTTGCCGCCAAAGCGCTGGAAATGGGCGCCGCTTTTGCCGTAGTGGACGAAGCCCCTTATTTTACCGTGCCGGAAAAGATGATGCTGGTAACAGATGTACTCGACACCCTGCAACAGCTGGCCCTGTGGCACCGGCAGCAATTAAACATTCCTTTCCTGGCCATTACCGGCACCAACGGTAAAACCACTACCAAAGAACTGGTATATACCGCCCTGTCGGCCGGCTTTAAAACCCACGCCACCATCGGTAATCTGAATAATCATATCGGCGTTCCCCTCACGATTCTCAGCATACCACCCGACGTGGAGATAGCTGTAATAGAAATGGGCGCCAACCACCAAAAGGAAATAGCCAGCTATTGCCGGATCGCCTTACCCACACACGGGATCATCACCAATATCGGAAAGGCACACCTGGAAGGATTTGGCAGTGAAGAGGGCGTACGGATAGCCAAAGGAGAGTTGTACGACTTTCTGCGGGCCAACGACGGAACCGTGTTCGTGTGTAACGATTATGGCTACCTCACGGATATGAGCAAAGGCATCCCGCACATCGTGACCTATGGCAGTAAAACAGCCGACTACACCGGCGAAGTACATGCCGGCGATGCATTGCTGGGCGTACAGGTAACCGGCAACAGCCAGGTAGGATTTATACAAACCCACCTCACCGGCGCCTATAACTTCCCGAATGTGATGGCAGCCGTGGCGGTAGCCAGTCACTTCGGTGTACCGGAAAATAAGATAGCACCGGCTTTGGCGGCATATACCCCCTCCAATAACCGCTCACAGGTGATCCGGCAGGATAGCAATACCATTATCATGGATGCCTACAATGCCAATCCATCCAGTATGCGGGCCGCTATTGAAAATTTTGCCGGTATACAGGCTCCTAAAAAAGTATTGCTGCTGGGTGCTATGATGGAATTAGGCGCAGATAGCATCAAAGAACATGAAGCCCTGGTACAGTTACTGCAAAATACCCATTGGGAAGCTGTGGTATTGGTTGGCGGCGATTTTAAAAAGGTTAACCATCCTTACATTTTCCTGGAAAATGCCGCTGAAGCCCGCAACTGGCTGCAACAGCAACAATTCACCGATACTTATATACTCATCAAAGGCTCCCGCAGTACCGGTATGGAAAAGGTACTCGCCTGA